The proteins below are encoded in one region of Saccopteryx leptura isolate mSacLep1 chromosome 1, mSacLep1_pri_phased_curated, whole genome shotgun sequence:
- the OR2D2 gene encoding LOW QUALITY PROTEIN: olfactory receptor 2D2 (The sequence of the model RefSeq protein was modified relative to this genomic sequence to represent the inferred CDS: inserted 2 bases in 1 codon), producing MLKLIKDGWKYSAISKMNIFHVVKPEARATIKAPRSMQVRIGFGQSTNQTQVTEFFLLGXSDNPHTQQLLFILFLVVYLVTVLGNLLLMSLVQVDSLLHTPMYFFLCNLSLADLCFSTNIVPQALVHLLSRKKVISFTHCAAQLLLFFIFGSAQCAFLAVMSYDWYVAICNPLHYPRIMTWRVCGQLAVGSWTSGILVSGVDTTFTFRLHYRGSNSVAHFFCEAPALLILAPTDTRTSEMVNFLMGVVILLIPVSLILVFYGHIGVTVVRMKSDEGRLEAFFTCGSHLMVVILFYRSAIVTYMTPKFSKEQEKLVSVLYTMVTPMLNPLIYSLRNKDVKKALRKVATRNLLCRLRVFHVSYCDSSECDTLLEPLVHESCETPCCGRLGPISEVLAPQTQSCL from the exons ATgttgaaattgataaaagatggctggaaatattcagccatttcaaaaatgaacatattccatgttgtaaagccagaagccagggccactatcaaagcaccCAGGTCCatgcaggtccgcattggattcggacagtcg ACAAATCAGACACAGGTGACAGAATTTTTCCTTCTGGG CTCTGACAACCCACACACTCAGCAGCTGCTATTCATCTTATTCCTGGTTGTCTATTTGGTCACTGTGCTTGGAAATCTGCTTCTCATGTCCCTTGTTCAGGTTGACTCCCTACTTCACACACccatgtattttttcctttgcaaTTTATCTTTGGCTGACCTCTGTTTCTCTACCAACATCGTTCCTCAGGCCCTAGTGCACCTGCTTTCCAGGAAGAAAGTCATTTCATTCACACATTGTGCAGCTCAGCTTctactcttctttatttttgggTCTGCACAGTGTGCCTTTCTGGCAGTGATGTCCTATGATTGGTATGTGGCCATCTGCAACCCTTTGCATTACCCCAGAATCATGACTTGGAGGGTGTGTGGCCAGCTGGCTGTGGGATCATGGACCAGTGGTATACTGGTGTCTGGGGTAGACACCACCTTCACATTCAGGCTACACTACAGAGGCAGCAATAGTGTTGCTCATTTCTTTTGTGAGGCACCTGCACTGTTGATCCTGGCACCCACAGACACCCGGACTTCAGAGATGGTGAATTTCCTTATGGGGGTTGTGATTCTCCTCATACCTGTTTCCCTAATTCTAGTATTTTATGGCCACATTGGAGTGACTGTGGTCAGGATGAAATCAGATGAGGGGAGGCTCGAGGCTTTTTTTACCTGTGGCTCCCACCTCATGGtagtcattcttttttatagatcAGCAATTGTCACTTACATGACACCAAAGTTTTCCAAAGAACAGGAAAAGCTGGTATCTGTGCTCTACACAATGGTGACCCCCATGCTTAATCCCCTCATCTATAGCCTGAGGAACAAGGATGTAAAGAAAGCTCTGAGAAAAGTGGCCACAAGAAATTTGCTATGCAGGCTGCGAGTTTTCCATG TTTCCTATTGTGATAGTTCAGAATGTGATACCCTCCTGGAGCCCTTGGTACATGAGAGCTGTGAGACACCTTGTTGTGGAAGATTGGGACCAATCTCTGAGGTTCTGGCACCTCAGACTCAGAGCTGTTTATAG